A genomic segment from Pseudomonas sp. S09G 359 encodes:
- the pdxH gene encoding pyridoxamine 5'-phosphate oxidase: protein MTQALADMRRDYTRDGLSEAQAPGEPFALFHQWFGDAVKTEQPPVEANAMTLATVDQEGRPHCRILLLKGLDAQGFTFFTNYQSAKGEQLAARPFAAMTFFWPTLERQVRIEGRVVKVTPQESDAYYQVRPLGSRLGAWASPQSQVIRDRDELQALLKATEQRFSDTQPDCPEHWGGYRLLPERIEFWQGRASRLHDRLNYRLQAGEWTRERLAP, encoded by the coding sequence ATGACCCAGGCACTGGCCGATATGCGCCGTGACTACACACGGGATGGTTTGAGCGAGGCCCAGGCCCCGGGCGAACCGTTTGCGTTGTTCCATCAGTGGTTTGGCGATGCGGTGAAGACCGAGCAGCCACCGGTGGAGGCCAATGCCATGACCCTGGCCACAGTCGACCAGGAAGGTCGCCCGCACTGCCGCATCCTGTTGCTCAAGGGCCTGGATGCGCAGGGTTTTACCTTCTTTACCAACTATCAGAGCGCCAAGGGCGAACAGCTCGCGGCGCGGCCGTTTGCGGCCATGACTTTCTTCTGGCCAACCCTGGAGCGCCAAGTGCGCATCGAAGGGCGGGTGGTCAAGGTCACGCCGCAGGAGTCGGACGCTTACTACCAGGTGCGCCCGCTGGGCAGCCGCCTCGGTGCCTGGGCATCTCCGCAGAGTCAGGTCATTCGTGACCGTGACGAACTGCAGGCGCTGCTCAAGGCTACCGAACAGCGGTTCAGCGACACCCAGCCCGACTGCCCCGAGCATTGGGGCGGTTATCGCTTGCTGCCCGAGCGTATCGAGTTTTGGCAAGGCCGCGCCAGCCGCCTGCATGATCGCCTCAACTATCGTTTGCAGGCGGGCGAATGGACCCGCGAGCGCCTGGCGCCCTGA
- a CDS encoding COG3650 family protein, translating into MRAARTLALFALLPLFAACQMFESEPAKPSLAGLTRMQGELTAVGGKLLFQPCGDKRNYVVNDTGGTSILQEAASLAGQQGALFVDLRGKFSGVASGTQGSVDLQQLYRVERTTAACDDPDFKRMILRANGHKPTWVMNVTAKGMVLEREGQPPLAVPYVEEQMGDGRFNLMTEANGQHVELWVAPQRCIDSASGSLQHMTAELRVNGQVQRGCASFGGSRDD; encoded by the coding sequence ATGCGCGCTGCCCGTACCCTTGCCCTGTTTGCCTTGCTTCCCCTGTTCGCCGCCTGCCAGATGTTCGAAAGCGAGCCGGCCAAGCCGTCGCTGGCCGGGCTGACCCGCATGCAGGGTGAGCTCACGGCGGTCGGTGGCAAGCTGCTGTTCCAGCCGTGCGGCGATAAACGCAATTACGTGGTCAATGACACCGGTGGCACCAGCATCCTGCAGGAAGCGGCCTCCCTCGCCGGCCAGCAGGGCGCACTGTTCGTCGACTTGCGTGGCAAGTTCTCCGGCGTCGCCAGCGGCACCCAGGGCAGCGTCGACCTGCAACAGCTGTACCGCGTCGAACGTACCACTGCGGCCTGCGACGACCCGGATTTCAAGCGCATGATCCTGCGCGCCAATGGCCACAAGCCGACTTGGGTGATGAATGTCACGGCCAAGGGCATGGTCCTGGAGCGTGAAGGCCAGCCGCCATTGGCGGTGCCCTATGTGGAAGAGCAAATGGGCGACGGCCGTTTCAACCTGATGACCGAGGCGAATGGCCAGCACGTCGAACTGTGGGTAGCCCCGCAACGCTGCATCGACAGCGCCAGCGGCAGTCTGCAGCACATGACCGCCGAGCTGCGCGTTAACGGGCAGGTACAGCGGGGTTGCGCGTCTTTCGGCGGCTCACGCGACGATTGA
- a CDS encoding serine hydrolase domain-containing protein, whose translation MQIQGHYELQFEAVREAFAALFDDPQERGAGLCIQIGGETVVDLWAGTADKDGAEAWHSDTIVNLFSCTKTFTAVTALQLVAEGKLQLDAPVANYWPEFAAAGKETITLRQLLCHQAGLPAIREMLPTEALYDWQLMVDTLAAEAPWWTPGQGHGYEAITYGWLVGELLRRADGRGPGESIVARVARPLGLDFHVGLADAEFYRVAHIARSKGNMGDEAAQRLLQVMMREPAAMTTRAFANPPSILTSTNKPEWRRMQQPAANGHGNARSLAGFYSGLLDGSLLEADMLEQLTREHSIGPDKTLLTQTRFGLGCMLDQPQLPNATFGLGPRAFGHPGAGGSVGFADPEHDVAFGFVTNTLGPYVLMDPRAQKLVGILAGCL comes from the coding sequence GTGCAGATTCAGGGTCATTACGAACTTCAGTTCGAAGCGGTACGTGAAGCGTTCGCCGCTTTATTCGATGACCCACAGGAGCGCGGCGCCGGGCTGTGTATCCAGATCGGCGGTGAAACCGTGGTCGACCTGTGGGCCGGCACCGCCGACAAGGACGGCGCCGAGGCCTGGCACAGCGATACCATCGTCAACCTGTTCTCCTGCACCAAGACCTTCACCGCCGTCACCGCCTTGCAACTGGTGGCCGAAGGCAAATTGCAACTGGATGCGCCGGTGGCCAACTACTGGCCTGAATTCGCCGCCGCCGGCAAGGAAACCATCACCCTGCGCCAGTTGCTCTGCCATCAGGCCGGGTTGCCGGCGATCCGCGAGATGCTGCCCACCGAAGCCCTGTACGACTGGCAATTGATGGTCGACACCCTGGCGGCCGAAGCGCCGTGGTGGACGCCGGGCCAAGGCCATGGTTACGAGGCGATCACCTACGGGTGGCTGGTCGGTGAGCTGTTGCGCCGCGCCGATGGGCGCGGGCCGGGGGAGTCCATCGTGGCGCGGGTGGCTCGGCCGTTGGGGCTGGACTTCCATGTGGGCCTGGCCGACGCAGAGTTTTATCGCGTTGCACATATAGCGCGCAGCAAAGGCAATATGGGCGATGAAGCCGCACAACGTTTACTGCAAGTAATGATGCGTGAACCGGCGGCCATGACTACACGGGCATTTGCCAACCCCCCGTCTATTCTGACCAGTACTAATAAACCCGAATGGCGGCGCATGCAGCAGCCGGCGGCAAATGGTCACGGTAATGCGCGCAGCCTGGCGGGTTTTTATAGTGGTTTGTTGGACGGTAGTTTGCTCGAAGCCGACATGCTCGAACAATTGACCCGCGAACACAGTATCGGGCCGGATAAAACATTATTGACACAAACTCGCTTCGGCCTGGGCTGCATGTTGGATCAACCGCAGTTGCCCAATGCCACGTTCGGCCTTGGCCCGCGTGCATTTGGGCATCCCGGCGCAGGCGGTTCGGTGGGGTTTGCCGACCCGGAACATGATGTAGCGTTCGGTTTCGTGACTAATACACTGGGGCCCTATGTACTTATGGACCCACGGGCACAGAAGTTGGTCGGAATATTGGCCGGTTGTCTGTAA
- a CDS encoding beta-galactosidase — translation MIRTLPALFALLFTAPLMAAPAGQQTLFNFVRPADVVKVATQDASLPQYNAEQTPEGEVLRRITFNPAAEPSLVLSPQTGTWDWSQSSAMSLRIQSAMDWALTLYVKVQSTDGKTLVSRIDLPAGPAQTLLIPLQANSPLSQGMKAGPPMPITVDGQRVLLAASAGEIDRSQVASVTLSMIKPNAAQSILLERFGVQDSEPVMKAAYSELVDAYGQSTRARWPEKVSSDEQLKAAAAKEQQQLKGWLAERDKSALDQYGGWNKGPAFKASGFFHTEKRDGRWYLVTPEGHPFYSLGVNTVAPDNNQTYVAGREWMFAALPKAGEPFDKYYGSSDNRTGNGAGEGRGFGAGRWYDFYGANLQRTYGGDGFDPQRWASHTLDRLQAWGFNTVGNWSEPDLARADRVPYTLPLSIVGDYASISTGTDWWGGMPDPFDPRFAMATERAVAIAARDHRDDPWLIGFFADNELAWAGPGDDPKSRYALAYGTLRMTTDVPAKRAFLKQLRDKYRNEEGLSKAWGIHLAGWELMEDPGFEPPMPSPEHPEIEADFKYFQKTFADAYFKTISDSLKWHAPNQLLLGGRYAVSTPEAVASCAQYCDVLSFNMYTLKPQDGYDFAALRALDKPVLITEFNFGSADRGPFWGGVTQLAREEDRGAAYGNFLKQAMAEPSIVGVHWFQYLDQPVTGRLLDGENGHFGLVGITDVPFQGFVESVRKSNLAAIDQLGKEAQKAKAANAVHESEGGRAGQAGKGPGQGAGHAGGHSGNGH, via the coding sequence ATGATTCGCACGCTGCCCGCCCTTTTTGCCCTGCTGTTTACCGCGCCCTTGATGGCCGCGCCCGCCGGGCAACAGACACTGTTCAACTTCGTCCGGCCGGCCGACGTGGTCAAGGTGGCGACCCAGGACGCCAGCCTGCCGCAATACAACGCCGAGCAAACCCCTGAAGGCGAGGTGCTGCGCCGTATCACGTTCAACCCGGCCGCCGAGCCGAGCCTGGTGCTCAGCCCGCAGACCGGCACGTGGGACTGGTCGCAGTCCAGCGCCATGAGCCTGCGTATCCAAAGTGCCATGGACTGGGCCCTGACCCTCTACGTGAAAGTGCAGAGCACGGACGGCAAAACCCTGGTCAGCCGCATCGATCTGCCCGCCGGCCCGGCCCAGACGTTGCTGATCCCGCTGCAAGCCAATTCGCCGTTGAGCCAGGGCATGAAGGCCGGCCCGCCGATGCCGATCACCGTGGACGGCCAGCGCGTATTGCTCGCCGCCAGCGCCGGCGAGATCGACCGCAGCCAGGTGGCGTCCGTAACCCTGTCGATGATCAAGCCCAATGCTGCCCAGAGCATCCTGCTGGAGCGCTTTGGCGTGCAGGACAGTGAGCCGGTAATGAAGGCGGCCTACAGCGAGCTGGTGGATGCCTACGGTCAGTCCACTCGCGCACGCTGGCCGGAGAAGGTCAGCAGCGACGAGCAGCTCAAGGCCGCTGCCGCCAAAGAGCAGCAACAGCTCAAGGGCTGGCTGGCCGAACGCGATAAATCGGCCCTGGACCAATACGGCGGCTGGAACAAAGGCCCGGCATTCAAGGCCAGCGGCTTTTTCCACACCGAGAAGCGCGACGGTCGCTGGTACCTGGTGACGCCGGAAGGCCACCCGTTCTATTCCCTGGGCGTCAATACCGTGGCCCCGGACAACAACCAGACCTACGTGGCCGGCCGTGAATGGATGTTTGCCGCGTTGCCCAAGGCCGGCGAGCCCTTCGACAAGTACTACGGCAGCAGCGACAACCGTACCGGCAACGGCGCGGGTGAGGGGCGCGGCTTTGGTGCCGGGCGTTGGTATGACTTCTATGGTGCCAACTTGCAGCGCACCTACGGCGGCGACGGGTTTGACCCGCAGCGCTGGGCCAGTCACACCCTCGACCGCCTGCAAGCCTGGGGTTTCAACACCGTGGGCAACTGGAGCGAGCCGGACTTGGCCCGCGCCGACCGCGTGCCGTACACCCTGCCGCTGTCGATCGTGGGTGACTACGCCAGCATCAGCACCGGCACCGACTGGTGGGGCGGCATGCCCGACCCGTTCGACCCGCGCTTCGCCATGGCCACCGAGCGCGCCGTGGCCATTGCCGCGCGCGATCACCGCGATGACCCGTGGCTGATCGGCTTCTTTGCCGATAACGAGCTGGCCTGGGCGGGCCCCGGCGATGACCCGAAATCCCGTTACGCGCTGGCCTACGGCACATTGCGCATGACCACCGACGTACCGGCCAAGCGCGCGTTTCTCAAGCAATTGCGCGACAAGTACCGTAACGAAGAAGGCCTGTCGAAGGCCTGGGGCATCCACCTGGCAGGCTGGGAACTGATGGAAGACCCGGGCTTCGAACCGCCGATGCCGAGCCCCGAGCACCCGGAAATCGAAGCCGACTTCAAATACTTCCAGAAGACCTTCGCCGATGCCTACTTCAAGACCATTTCCGATTCGTTGAAGTGGCACGCGCCCAACCAGTTGCTGCTGGGCGGTCGCTATGCCGTGAGCACGCCGGAAGCCGTGGCGTCCTGCGCGCAGTATTGCGATGTGCTGAGCTTCAACATGTACACCCTCAAACCCCAGGACGGTTACGACTTCGCTGCCCTGCGTGCACTGGACAAACCGGTGCTGATCACCGAATTCAACTTCGGCTCGGCCGACCGTGGCCCGTTCTGGGGCGGTGTGACGCAGTTGGCCCGCGAGGAAGATCGCGGTGCGGCCTACGGAAACTTCCTCAAGCAGGCCATGGCCGAACCGTCGATTGTCGGCGTGCATTGGTTCCAGTACCTGGACCAGCCGGTCACCGGTCGGTTGCTGGACGGTGAAAACGGCCACTTCGGCCTGGTCGGCATCACCGATGTACCTTTCCAGGGCTTTGTCGAGAGCGTGCGTAAAAGCAACCTGGCAGCGATCGACCAGTTGGGCAAGGAGGCGCAAAAGGCCAAGGCTGCCAATGCCGTGCATGAAAGCGAAGGCGGCCGTGCCGGGCAAGCGGGCAAAGGCCCGGGGCAGGGCGCCGGGCATGCGGGCGGGCACTCCGGGAATGGCCACTGA
- a CDS encoding OmpA family protein, translating into MLSNKSLALALCLTITGCAQTPQNDAEGGHWWSFGSDKAATKDAVAQTDAKPDAKPAAGAKPVAPVAAAAAPAAPAAAAPAPAAKADTGSSWWPFGSKSAEAKAADAKADLKADLKAAEPAPAVAKTDTETHWWWPFESKPKPLAKVDVTNVPMPDPKITQAWLDDYEPRLRAAIKDSNLQLERRDNVLVVIAPVDGSYNPKRPAMLLPVTLGPFTRVAKAVEADPKTAVLVLGHVDATGTAPASQALSKERAQSIASIFSLSGLKQDRLMLRGMGDLMPRAANDSSQGRALNRRMEIMFTQRTTMLALLSKYQSGKTPPAAEMVAVQDVPAPAPAAKAPAKKAPAAKKAAAKPAAKKAPAKPAAKKPAPAKAKAAAPAAPDQAKN; encoded by the coding sequence ATGTTATCGAACAAGTCCTTGGCACTGGCGCTGTGCCTCACTATTACCGGTTGCGCACAAACTCCGCAAAATGATGCCGAGGGTGGACATTGGTGGTCATTTGGTTCGGATAAAGCCGCTACCAAGGACGCCGTCGCCCAAACTGACGCCAAGCCGGATGCCAAACCTGCTGCTGGCGCCAAGCCTGTCGCACCGGTAGCCGCCGCTGCCGCACCTGCCGCACCTGCTGCCGCTGCACCAGCACCCGCTGCCAAGGCCGACACCGGCTCCAGCTGGTGGCCATTCGGTTCCAAGAGCGCCGAAGCCAAGGCCGCTGATGCCAAGGCCGACCTGAAAGCCGACCTCAAGGCGGCTGAACCGGCCCCTGCGGTCGCCAAGACCGACACCGAAACCCACTGGTGGTGGCCGTTCGAAAGCAAACCCAAGCCATTGGCCAAGGTCGACGTGACCAACGTGCCGATGCCTGACCCGAAAATCACCCAGGCCTGGCTGGACGACTATGAGCCGCGCCTGCGCGCCGCCATCAAGGACAGCAACCTGCAACTGGAGCGTCGCGACAACGTTCTGGTGGTGATTGCACCGGTAGATGGTTCCTACAACCCGAAGCGCCCAGCGATGCTGCTGCCGGTTACCCTCGGCCCGTTCACCCGCGTCGCCAAGGCGGTTGAAGCCGATCCGAAGACCGCCGTACTGGTGTTGGGCCACGTTGATGCCACCGGCACCGCCCCGGCCAGCCAGGCATTGAGCAAGGAGCGCGCGCAGTCCATCGCTTCGATCTTCAGCCTCAGCGGCCTGAAGCAGGACCGCCTGATGCTGCGCGGCATGGGCGACCTTATGCCGCGTGCCGCCAACGACAGCTCGCAGGGCCGTGCGCTGAACCGTCGCATGGAAATTATGTTCACTCAGCGTACAACTATGTTGGCGTTGCTGAGCAAATACCAGTCGGGCAAGACCCCGCCTGCAGCTGAGATGGTTGCCGTACAGGACGTTCCTGCTCCAGCACCGGCTGCAAAAGCACCGGCGAAAAAAGCCCCGGCCGCCAAGAAAGCCGCTGCCAAACCCGCGGCCAAAAAGGCTCCGGCCAAGCCCGCTGCGAAGAAGCCGGCCCCGGCCAAAGCCAAGGCCGCTGCACCGGCTGCGCCCGACCAGGCGAAAAACTGA
- a CDS encoding glycine zipper 2TM domain-containing protein: MRKSVLLVACFTTLSLLLGGCASSLTGDSYSRDEARRVQTVRMGTIESLRPVKIEGTKTPIGGAAGAVIGGVGGSAIGGGRGSIVTAVIGAVAGGLLGSATEEGLTRTQGVEITVREDDGSMRAYVQAVQENEIFRIGDRVRIMTVDGTSRVTR; this comes from the coding sequence ATGCGTAAGTCCGTTTTACTGGTTGCCTGCTTTACCACCCTGTCGTTGCTGTTGGGTGGCTGCGCCTCGAGTCTGACCGGCGACTCGTACTCCCGTGACGAGGCGCGTCGCGTACAGACCGTTCGCATGGGGACCATCGAATCCCTGCGTCCGGTGAAAATCGAAGGTACCAAGACCCCAATCGGCGGCGCTGCCGGCGCAGTCATCGGCGGTGTTGGCGGCAGCGCCATCGGCGGTGGCCGCGGCAGCATCGTGACGGCCGTGATCGGCGCCGTCGCCGGCGGCCTGCTGGGCTCGGCCACCGAAGAAGGGCTGACCCGCACCCAGGGCGTGGAAATCACCGTTCGCGAAGACGACGGCAGCATGCGCGCCTACGTGCAGGCCGTGCAGGAAAATGAAATCTTCCGCATCGGCGACCGCGTGCGCATCATGACCGTTGATGGCACCAGCCGCGTCACGCGTTAA
- the nhaA gene encoding Na+/H+ antiporter NhaA, which yields MPLRSTFTRFFQLEAASGLLLIAAAALALIINNSPLSHLYGAFLDVPVVAQIGALKIAKPALLWINDGLMALFFLLIGLEVKRELLDGHLSKPSQVVLPGAAAIGGMVVPALIYWAINKDYPAALSGWAIPMATDIAFALGVLALLGKRVPVSLKLFLMTLAIIDDLGAIIVIAVFYSADLSGAALAGAGACLVALIAMNRLGVIKLGPYLIIGLILWVCVLKSGVHATLAGVTLAFCIPMRTKNAEPSPLLTLEHALHPWVAYGILPLFAFANAGVSLTGVSLESFTHHVPMGIAAGLLIGKTVGVFGLTWLAIKTGLAALPAGANWGQVFGVAILCGIGFTMSLFVGSLAFVPGASEFAGEDRMGILTGSILAACIGYAVTAMASRKKAVL from the coding sequence TTGCCTCTGCGTAGCACTTTCACCCGTTTCTTCCAGCTGGAAGCCGCCAGCGGTCTGTTATTGATCGCCGCTGCCGCCCTGGCCCTGATCATCAATAATTCACCCTTGTCACACCTGTATGGCGCGTTTCTCGATGTGCCGGTAGTGGCGCAGATTGGCGCGCTGAAAATCGCCAAGCCGGCGCTGTTGTGGATCAATGATGGCTTGATGGCGTTGTTTTTCCTGCTGATCGGCCTGGAGGTCAAGCGTGAGTTGCTCGACGGCCACCTGTCCAAGCCGTCGCAAGTGGTGCTGCCGGGTGCAGCGGCCATCGGCGGCATGGTCGTACCGGCGCTGATCTATTGGGCGATCAACAAGGATTACCCCGCCGCGCTGTCCGGCTGGGCGATCCCCATGGCCACCGACATTGCCTTTGCGCTCGGCGTGCTGGCACTGCTGGGCAAGCGGGTGCCAGTCTCATTGAAGTTGTTCCTGATGACCCTGGCGATCATTGACGACCTGGGCGCGATCATCGTCATCGCCGTGTTCTATTCCGCCGACCTGTCCGGTGCCGCGCTGGCGGGTGCAGGCGCGTGCCTGGTGGCCTTGATCGCGATGAACCGGCTGGGGGTGATCAAGCTCGGGCCGTACCTGATCATTGGCTTGATCCTGTGGGTGTGCGTACTCAAGAGTGGTGTTCACGCCACCCTGGCCGGCGTAACCCTGGCGTTCTGCATCCCGATGCGCACCAAGAACGCCGAGCCGTCGCCACTGCTGACCCTGGAGCACGCGCTGCACCCGTGGGTCGCCTACGGCATCCTGCCGCTGTTCGCCTTTGCCAACGCCGGCGTTTCACTGACCGGCGTCAGCCTGGAAAGCTTCACCCACCACGTGCCCATGGGCATCGCCGCGGGCCTGCTGATCGGCAAGACCGTCGGCGTATTCGGCCTCACCTGGCTGGCCATCAAGACCGGCCTCGCCGCCCTGCCCGCCGGCGCCAACTGGGGCCAGGTGTTCGGCGTGGCGATTCTGTGCGGCATCGGCTTTACCATGAGCCTGTTCGTCGGTTCCCTGGCGTTTGTACCGGGCGCCAGCGAATTTGCCGGTGAGGACCGCATGGGGATTCTGACCGGGTCGATATTGGCGGCGTGCATCGGGTATGCGGTGACGGCGATGGCGAGTCGTAAGAAGGCCGTACTGTAA
- a CDS encoding PLP-dependent cysteine synthase family protein: MSDHRPWAREAIRIIEADFQRSADTHLIPLPLPGLPGIALYFKDESSHPTGSLKHRLARSLFLYALCNGWLKPGAPVIEASSGSTAISEAYFARLLGLPFIAVMPATTSQEKIAQIAFYGGKSHLVQDPTQIYAESERLAQESGGHFMDQFTYAERATDWRANNNIAESIFQQMRFEQHPEPSWLISSPGTGGTTATLGRYVRYRQHATRVLCADAERSVFFDFYQSGDASLRLDCGSRIEGIGRPRVEASFLPKVIDAMVKVPDALSLAAMHYLAERLGRRVGGSSGTNLIGALVAAQQMKSAGESGSIVAILCDGGERYATTYYDQAWLAGQGYALEGLIAAVAASVERGEPLPQSILRANI; this comes from the coding sequence ATGAGCGACCACCGTCCCTGGGCCCGCGAAGCCATTCGCATCATCGAAGCCGACTTCCAGCGCAGCGCCGACACCCACCTGATTCCCTTGCCGCTGCCGGGGTTGCCGGGTATCGCTTTATATTTCAAGGACGAGTCCAGCCACCCTACCGGCAGCCTCAAGCACCGGTTGGCGCGCTCGTTGTTTCTGTATGCGCTGTGTAATGGCTGGCTCAAGCCGGGCGCACCGGTGATTGAAGCATCCAGCGGCTCCACGGCGATTTCCGAAGCCTACTTTGCCCGCCTGCTCGGCTTGCCGTTTATTGCGGTGATGCCGGCGACCACCTCCCAGGAGAAGATCGCGCAGATTGCCTTCTATGGCGGCAAAAGCCACCTGGTGCAGGATCCGACGCAGATCTACGCCGAATCCGAGCGCCTGGCCCAGGAAAGCGGTGGGCACTTCATGGACCAGTTCACCTACGCCGAACGCGCCACCGACTGGCGGGCCAACAATAATATTGCCGAGTCGATCTTCCAGCAGATGCGCTTCGAGCAACATCCCGAACCGAGCTGGTTGATTTCCAGCCCCGGCACCGGTGGTACCACCGCGACTCTGGGGCGATATGTGCGTTATCGCCAGCACGCTACGCGGGTGTTGTGTGCCGATGCCGAGCGCTCAGTGTTTTTCGATTTCTACCAGAGTGGCGATGCCAGCTTGCGCCTGGACTGCGGTTCACGGATCGAAGGCATTGGCCGGCCACGGGTTGAGGCGTCGTTTCTGCCCAAGGTGATTGATGCGATGGTCAAGGTGCCGGATGCATTGTCGTTGGCGGCCATGCATTACCTGGCTGAGCGGTTGGGGCGGCGGGTCGGCGGTTCCAGCGGGACCAACCTGATCGGCGCGCTGGTGGCGGCGCAGCAGATGAAGTCAGCGGGGGAGTCGGGCTCGATCGTGGCGATCTTGTGTGATGGGGGCGAGCGGTATGCCACCACCTATTACGATCAGGCGTGGCTGGCGGGGCAGGGGTATGCGTTGGAGGGGCTGATCGCGGCCGTTGCGGCCAGTGTGGAGCGGGGCGAGCCGTTGCCGCAGAGCATCCTGCGCGCCAATATCTGA
- a CDS encoding NAD(P)/FAD-dependent oxidoreductase has translation MLRITELKLPIDHPEEDLRPAIVQRLGIASDDLLDFTLFKRSYDARKKSSELCFIYTIDLNVKGEAALLLKFADDRNINPAPDVSYKVVGQAPEGLTERPIVVGFGPCGIFAGLLLAQMGFKPIILERGKEVRQRTKDTWGLWRKSVLNPESNVQFGEGGAGTFSDGKLYSQIKDPKFHGRKVLHEFVKAGAPEEILYVSKPHIGTFRLTGVVENMREQIIALGGEVRFEQRVTDVLIDDGQLNGVVVDGGEQILSKHVILALGHSARDTFRMLHGRGVYMEAKPFSVGFRIEHPQSLIDAARLGKYAGHPKLGAADYKLVHHAKNGRSVYSFCMCPGGTVVAATSEPNRVVTNGMSQYSRNERNANSGIVVGITPEVDYPGGPLAGIELQERLESHAYILGGSNYEAPAQLVGDFIAGKPSTAIGSVEPSYKPGVSLGDLALALPDFAIEAIREALPAFEKQIKGYSLHDAVLTGIETRTSSPLRITRNESMQSLNVKGLFPAGEGAGYAGGILSAGVDGIRIAEALARDMLGIEA, from the coding sequence ATGTTACGAATCACCGAACTCAAGCTGCCCATCGACCATCCCGAAGAAGACCTGCGCCCTGCCATCGTGCAGCGCCTGGGCATCGCCAGTGATGACCTGCTCGATTTCACCCTGTTCAAACGCAGCTACGACGCCCGCAAGAAATCGTCGGAGCTGTGCTTCATCTACACCATCGACCTGAACGTGAAGGGTGAGGCGGCCCTGCTGCTCAAGTTCGCCGACGATCGCAACATCAACCCGGCGCCGGACGTGAGCTACAAGGTGGTCGGCCAGGCGCCGGAAGGCTTGACCGAACGCCCCATCGTCGTCGGTTTCGGCCCGTGCGGCATCTTCGCCGGGCTGCTGCTGGCGCAGATGGGCTTCAAGCCGATCATCCTCGAACGCGGCAAGGAAGTGCGCCAGCGTACGAAGGACACCTGGGGCCTGTGGCGTAAAAGCGTGCTCAACCCCGAGTCCAACGTGCAATTCGGTGAAGGCGGCGCGGGGACGTTCTCCGACGGCAAGCTCTACAGCCAGATCAAGGACCCGAAATTCCACGGCCGCAAAGTGCTGCACGAGTTCGTCAAGGCCGGCGCGCCGGAAGAGATCCTCTACGTCAGCAAACCGCACATCGGTACCTTCCGCCTCACCGGCGTAGTGGAAAATATGCGCGAGCAGATCATCGCCCTCGGCGGTGAAGTGCGCTTCGAGCAGCGCGTCACCGACGTGCTGATCGACGACGGCCAGTTGAACGGCGTGGTGGTCGACGGCGGCGAGCAGATCCTCTCCAAGCACGTGATCCTGGCCCTGGGCCACAGCGCCCGCGACACGTTCCGCATGCTCCACGGGCGTGGCGTGTACATGGAAGCCAAGCCGTTCTCGGTGGGCTTCCGGATCGAGCACCCACAATCGCTGATCGACGCCGCGCGCCTGGGCAAATACGCCGGGCACCCGAAGCTCGGCGCCGCCGACTACAAATTGGTGCACCACGCCAAGAACGGCCGCTCGGTCTACAGCTTCTGCATGTGCCCGGGCGGCACCGTGGTGGCGGCGACGTCGGAGCCGAACCGTGTGGTCACCAACGGCATGAGCCAGTACTCGCGAAACGAGCGTAATGCCAACTCCGGCATCGTTGTCGGCATTACCCCCGAAGTGGATTACCCGGGTGGCCCGCTGGCCGGCATCGAGCTGCAGGAACGCCTTGAGTCCCACGCCTACATCCTCGGCGGCAGCAACTACGAGGCTCCGGCGCAGTTGGTGGGTGATTTCATCGCCGGCAAACCGTCCACGGCCATCGGCAGTGTGGAACCGTCCTACAAGCCGGGGGTGTCCCTGGGTGACCTGGCCCTGGCCTTACCGGACTTCGCCATCGAGGCCATTCGTGAAGCACTGCCGGCGTTCGAGAAGCAGATCAAGGGTTACTCACTGCACGATGCAGTATTGACCGGCATCGAGACGCGCACGTCGTCGCCGCTGCGGATTACCCGTAACGAATCGATGCAGAGCTTGAACGTGAAAGGCCTGTTCCCGGCCGGTGAAGGCGCAGGTTACGCCGGCGGGATTCTGTCGGCGGGTGTTGACGGGATTCGGATTGCCGAGGCGTTGGCGCGGGATATGCTCGGCATCGAAGCCTGA